The following proteins come from a genomic window of Halorussus halophilus:
- a CDS encoding 50S ribosomal protein L23 produces the protein MSGIIEYPWVTEKAMNEMDFQNKLQFIVHLDANKPEIQDAIENQYDVTIEKINTQVTMKGTKKATVTLSEDDDAQEVASRIGVF, from the coding sequence ATGAGCGGAATCATCGAGTACCCGTGGGTGACCGAGAAAGCGATGAACGAGATGGACTTCCAGAACAAGCTCCAGTTCATCGTCCACTTGGACGCCAACAAGCCCGAGATTCAAGACGCAATCGAGAACCAGTACGACGTCACCATCGAGAAGATCAACACGCAGGTCACGATGAAGGGCACGAAGAAGGCCACGGTGACGCTCTCCGAGGACGACGACGCACAGGAAGTCGCGTCCAGAATCGGGGTGTTCTGA
- a CDS encoding 30S ribosomal protein S8 produces the protein MAGNDPLSNALSGIDNAESVGHLDHTVQPASNEIGSVLEVFYDRGYIDGFEFVDDGKAGEFEVELKGAINDCGAVKPRYSAGADDFEKWEKRFLPARDYGALVVTTSHGVMSHYEARDQGVGGQVIAYVY, from the coding sequence ATGGCAGGAAACGATCCGCTGTCCAACGCGCTGTCGGGCATCGACAACGCCGAGAGCGTCGGACACCTGGACCACACGGTACAACCCGCCTCGAACGAAATCGGCAGCGTACTCGAAGTCTTCTACGACCGAGGGTACATCGACGGCTTCGAGTTCGTCGACGACGGCAAAGCTGGCGAGTTCGAGGTCGAACTGAAGGGCGCGATAAACGACTGTGGCGCCGTCAAGCCCCGCTACTCTGCGGGTGCCGACGACTTCGAGAAGTGGGAGAAGCGATTCCTCCCGGCCCGCGACTACGGGGCACTCGTCGTCACGACCAGCCACGGCGTCATGAGCCACTACGAAGCCCGCGACCAGGGCGTCGGTGGCCAAGTCATCGCGTACGTCTACTAG
- a CDS encoding 50S ribosomal protein L19e, with amino-acid sequence MSDLSAQKRLAADVLDVGQNRVWFDPEAQGSIVEAITREDIRELVDEGSIKAKDKKGNSRGRARERQAKRDYGHQTGPGSRRGKAGGRQDKKEQWEKTIRAQRRKLKELRAEGEITSSQYRDLYDKAKGGEFRSVRYLLNYIESNY; translated from the coding sequence ATGAGCGACCTATCTGCACAGAAGCGACTCGCTGCCGACGTGTTGGACGTCGGGCAGAACCGCGTCTGGTTCGACCCAGAAGCGCAGGGGTCCATCGTGGAAGCGATTACCCGCGAGGACATCCGCGAACTCGTAGACGAAGGGTCGATCAAGGCCAAGGACAAGAAGGGCAACTCCCGAGGCCGCGCACGCGAGCGGCAGGCGAAGCGGGACTACGGTCACCAGACCGGCCCCGGTTCGCGCCGCGGCAAAGCGGGCGGCCGACAGGACAAGAAAGAACAGTGGGAAAAGACGATCCGAGCACAGCGGCGGAAGCTCAAGGAACTCCGCGCCGAAGGCGAAATCACGAGTTCGCAGTACCGCGACCTCTACGACAAGGCCAAGGGTGGAGAGTTCCGCAGCGTCCGCTACCTGCTCAACTACATCGAGAGTAACTACTAA
- a CDS encoding uL15m family ribosomal protein: protein MTDKKRRQRGSRTHGGGSHKNRRGAGHRGGRGRAGRAKHEFHNYEPLGKHGFKRPEKVQDEVLTVDLQKLDEDAALYAADDLAEETDGGYRIDVREIVEDAWDADAVKVLGANQLHNELEIVADAFSASAVEVLEENGGEAVLSERGEEAAEDDEDDSDDEE, encoded by the coding sequence ATGACGGACAAGAAACGACGACAGCGCGGCTCTCGCACGCACGGCGGCGGTAGTCACAAGAACCGGCGCGGTGCCGGTCACCGCGGCGGTCGCGGACGCGCGGGACGCGCCAAACACGAGTTCCACAACTACGAACCGCTGGGCAAACACGGGTTCAAGCGCCCGGAGAAGGTGCAGGACGAAGTCCTGACCGTCGATCTCCAGAAGCTCGACGAGGACGCGGCACTGTACGCCGCAGACGACCTCGCCGAGGAGACCGACGGCGGCTACCGAATCGACGTACGCGAAATCGTCGAGGACGCCTGGGACGCCGACGCCGTGAAGGTTCTCGGCGCGAACCAACTCCACAACGAACTCGAAATCGTCGCGGACGCCTTCTCGGCCAGCGCGGTCGAGGTACTCGAAGAGAACGGCGGCGAAGCCGTCCTCAGCGAGCGCGGTGAGGAAGCAGCAGAAGACGACGAAGACGACTCGGACGACGAGGAGTAA
- a CDS encoding 50S ribosomal protein L18 produces the protein MATGPRYTVPMRRRREVRTDYHQRLRLLKSGKPRLVARKSNQHTRAQLVTMAPDGDDTVAAAYSGDLEEYGWEAPTGNLPSAYLTGLLLGQRALDAGYEEAVLDIGLNTATPGSKVFAVQEGAIDAGLEIPHNDSVLADWSRNRGEHIAEYAEQLDESLYSGDFDATELPEHFDEVRENLMED, from the coding sequence ATGGCAACAGGACCACGATACACGGTGCCGATGCGACGTCGGCGCGAGGTCCGGACTGACTACCATCAGAGGTTGCGCCTGCTGAAATCGGGCAAGCCGCGTCTGGTCGCTCGCAAGAGCAACCAGCACACCAGGGCGCAGCTGGTCACGATGGCCCCCGACGGTGACGACACGGTCGCGGCCGCGTACTCCGGAGACCTCGAAGAGTATGGCTGGGAAGCCCCGACGGGCAACCTGCCGAGCGCGTACCTGACCGGCCTCCTGCTCGGTCAACGCGCACTCGACGCCGGATACGAGGAAGCAGTCCTCGACATCGGCCTGAACACCGCAACGCCCGGTAGCAAGGTGTTCGCAGTACAGGAAGGCGCAATCGACGCTGGCCTCGAAATTCCGCACAACGACAGCGTGCTCGCAGACTGGTCGCGCAACCGCGGCGAGCACATCGCCGAGTACGCAGAACAGCTCGACGAGTCGCTGTACAGCGGAGACTTCGACGCCACCGAACTACCCGAGCACTTCGACGAAGTGCGAGAGAACCTCATGGAGGACTAA
- a CDS encoding 30S ribosomal protein S4e, whose product MSNHQKRLSVPKSWPVARKTETFTVKADAGPHGEDGVPLLIVLRDVLGYVQSKKEARYALDEGNVLVNGVEGVSESRPIGMFDILAFTEREEYYRVFPDEGGRLALTPVDADAAGSKLAKIENKTLVEGGQTQLNLHDGQNLVIEDGSEYDTKDSIVVSNDDDEIVAHFPYEEGSLVTAVRGSHAGDIGEVTDIQVTPGSGSNNVVVETDDDTFETVEEYVVVIDENFTGDDE is encoded by the coding sequence ATGAGCAACCACCAGAAACGACTCTCCGTACCGAAATCTTGGCCGGTCGCACGGAAGACCGAGACCTTCACCGTGAAGGCCGACGCGGGCCCCCACGGCGAAGACGGCGTCCCCCTCCTCATCGTCCTTCGGGACGTGCTGGGGTACGTCCAGTCGAAGAAGGAAGCACGCTACGCTCTCGACGAGGGTAACGTGCTGGTCAACGGCGTCGAAGGCGTCTCCGAGTCCCGACCCATCGGGATGTTCGACATTCTCGCGTTCACCGAACGCGAGGAGTACTACCGCGTCTTCCCCGACGAGGGCGGTCGGCTCGCGCTGACCCCCGTCGATGCAGACGCCGCCGGTAGCAAACTGGCCAAGATCGAGAACAAGACGCTGGTCGAAGGCGGCCAGACGCAACTCAACCTCCACGACGGCCAGAACCTGGTCATCGAGGACGGAAGCGAGTACGACACGAAAGACTCCATCGTCGTCAGCAACGACGACGACGAAATCGTCGCCCACTTCCCGTACGAAGAGGGCAGCCTCGTGACCGCCGTCCGCGGTTCCCACGCGGGCGACATCGGTGAAGTCACCGACATTCAGGTCACGCCAGGCAGCGGTTCGAACAACGTCGTCGTCGAGACCGACGACGACACGTTCGAGACCGTCGAGGAGTACGTCGTCGTCATCGACGAGAACTTCACAGGTGATGACGAATGA
- a CDS encoding 50S ribosomal protein L5 has translation MSEAEADFHEMREPTIEKVVVHMGVGEGGRELANAEDILESVTGQQSVRTLSKSTKPEFGIRQGDPIGAKVTLRDEDAEEFLQTALSVADVSAKQFDETGNFSFGVEEHTEFPSQEYDPNIGIYGLDVTVNLVRPGYRISKRDKVTRQVPSGHKLNAEDAIAFLEANFDVEVNE, from the coding sequence ATGAGCGAAGCAGAAGCTGACTTCCACGAGATGCGCGAACCCACCATCGAGAAGGTCGTCGTCCACATGGGCGTCGGCGAGGGTGGCCGCGAACTCGCGAACGCAGAGGACATCCTCGAAAGCGTGACCGGACAGCAGAGCGTCCGCACGCTGTCGAAGTCCACGAAGCCGGAGTTCGGCATCCGTCAGGGCGACCCCATCGGTGCGAAGGTCACCCTGCGCGACGAGGACGCCGAGGAGTTCCTCCAGACTGCACTGTCGGTCGCCGACGTGTCGGCTAAGCAGTTCGACGAGACGGGTAACTTCAGCTTCGGCGTCGAGGAACACACGGAGTTCCCGAGCCAGGAGTACGACCCGAACATCGGTATCTACGGGCTGGACGTCACCGTCAACCTCGTCCGCCCCGGCTACCGTATCTCGAAGCGCGATAAGGTGACGCGACAGGTTCCGTCGGGTCATAAGCTGAACGCCGAGGACGCCATCGCGTTCCTCGAAGCGAACTTCGACGTGGAGGTCAACGAATGA
- a CDS encoding 50S ribosomal protein L22, with protein MGISYSVDADPDTTAKGMLRERHMSHKHSKAIAREIKGKTAADAQSYLQQVIDGERSVPFKQHNSGVGHRSDIDGWDAGRYPEKASEAFLDLIENVVNNADEQGFDGESMEIMHVAAHKIGEVQGRKPRAMGRASAWNTPEVDVELILKEVDE; from the coding sequence ATGGGAATCAGCTACAGCGTCGATGCCGACCCGGACACCACGGCCAAGGGTATGCTCCGGGAGCGGCACATGAGCCACAAGCACAGCAAAGCCATCGCCCGCGAAATCAAGGGCAAGACCGCGGCGGACGCCCAGTCGTACCTGCAACAGGTCATCGACGGCGAACGCTCGGTCCCGTTCAAACAGCACAACAGCGGTGTCGGTCATCGGAGCGACATCGACGGTTGGGACGCCGGGCGATACCCCGAGAAAGCCAGCGAGGCGTTCCTCGACCTCATCGAGAACGTCGTCAACAACGCAGACGAGCAGGGCTTCGACGGCGAATCGATGGAAATCATGCACGTCGCCGCCCACAAAATCGGCGAAGTGCAGGGGCGCAAGCCCCGCGCGATGGGTCGTGCGTCTGCGTGGAATACCCCCGAGGTAGACGTCGAACTCATCCTGAAGGAGGTTGACGAATAA
- the rpmC gene encoding 50S ribosomal protein L29, with protein MAILHTEEIRDMTPAEREAELEDLENELLNAKAVKAAGGAPEDPGRFSELRRTIARIKTIQREEGDLSDEE; from the coding sequence ATGGCGATCCTGCACACCGAAGAGATTCGAGACATGACCCCCGCCGAGCGGGAGGCCGAACTCGAAGACCTCGAAAACGAACTGCTGAACGCGAAGGCCGTCAAGGCCGCCGGTGGTGCCCCCGAGGACCCCGGTCGCTTCAGCGAACTGCGTCGCACCATCGCGCGAATCAAGACGATTCAGCGCGAGGAAGGCGACCTCAGCGACGAAGAATAA
- a CDS encoding 50S ribosomal protein L2: protein MGRRIQGQRRGRGSSTFRAPSHRYKADLTHKKPEDVDTVSGTVVDIEHDPARSAPVAAVEFEDGDQRLILVAEGVGVGEEIQLGVSAEIKEGNTLPLAEIPEGVPVCNVERQSGDGGKFARASGVSANLITHDRDAAVVELPSGEVKRLSPDCRATIGVVAGGGRTEKPMVKAGNKHHKMKARGTKWPNVRGVAMNAVDHPFGGGGRQHPGRPKSVSRDAPPGRKVGDISSRRTGRGGN from the coding sequence ATGGGACGACGAATTCAAGGACAGCGACGTGGTCGCGGTAGCTCGACGTTCCGCGCTCCGTCGCACCGATACAAGGCGGACCTCACGCACAAGAAACCCGAAGACGTCGATACTGTCAGCGGGACGGTCGTCGATATCGAGCACGACCCCGCGCGTAGCGCGCCGGTCGCCGCCGTCGAGTTCGAGGACGGCGACCAGCGACTCATCCTCGTCGCCGAGGGTGTCGGGGTCGGCGAAGAGATTCAGCTCGGCGTCAGTGCCGAGATAAAAGAGGGTAACACCTTGCCGCTGGCCGAAATCCCGGAAGGGGTTCCGGTCTGCAACGTCGAGCGCCAGTCTGGCGACGGCGGCAAGTTCGCCCGTGCGTCGGGCGTCAGTGCGAACCTCATCACGCACGACCGCGATGCTGCGGTCGTCGAACTCCCCAGCGGCGAAGTCAAGCGACTCTCGCCGGACTGCCGTGCCACTATCGGCGTCGTCGCCGGTGGCGGTCGAACGGAGAAGCCGATGGTCAAGGCAGGGAACAAGCACCACAAGATGAAAGCGCGCGGCACGAAGTGGCCGAACGTTCGTGGCGTCGCGATGAACGCGGTGGACCACCCGTTCGGTGGCGGTGGCCGCCAGCACCCCGGCCGTCCGAAGTCCGTCTCGCGGGACGCCCCGCCGGGCCGGAAGGTCGGTGACATCTCGTCCCGCCGAACGGGACGGGGAGGTAACTAA
- a CDS encoding 30S ribosomal protein S14: MSESENESEATGEHAAKRTGQFEECQRCGRKQGLVGKYDINLCRQCFREIARSMGFKKYR, translated from the coding sequence ATGAGCGAGAGCGAAAACGAGAGCGAAGCGACTGGCGAGCACGCCGCCAAGCGCACTGGCCAATTCGAAGAGTGCCAGCGCTGTGGCCGCAAACAGGGGCTCGTCGGCAAGTACGACATCAACCTCTGTCGCCAGTGCTTCCGAGAAATCGCCCGCAGCATGGGCTTCAAGAAGTATCGATAA
- a CDS encoding 50S ribosomal protein L32e: MADEPQELEDISGVGASKADALRDAGFESVEDVAAADQDDLADVEGIGNALAARIKADVGGLEVEEDTEAEIEEDETEEAEEEPAEDVETELQPRGLVEKTPDLSENEERLLNERKRVGKPQFNRQDYHKKKRTPTSWRRPRGKLSKQRRGIKGKGPKVEAGFRTPTEVRGKHPSGFEEVYVHNVDDLEGVDGDTEAVRIASKVGSRKRERIEEEAEERDIRVLNPTYVEVEVDQ, encoded by the coding sequence ATGGCAGACGAACCACAGGAACTCGAAGACATCAGCGGCGTCGGCGCGAGCAAGGCCGACGCACTGCGAGACGCCGGATTCGAGTCCGTCGAAGACGTCGCCGCCGCCGACCAAGACGACCTCGCGGACGTCGAAGGTATCGGCAACGCGCTCGCCGCGCGTATCAAGGCCGACGTCGGTGGACTCGAAGTCGAAGAGGACACCGAGGCAGAAATCGAAGAGGACGAGACGGAAGAGGCCGAGGAAGAACCGGCCGAAGACGTCGAGACCGAACTCCAGCCACGCGGGCTGGTCGAGAAGACGCCGGACCTCTCGGAGAACGAAGAGCGCCTGCTCAACGAGCGAAAGCGCGTGGGCAAGCCGCAGTTCAACCGGCAGGACTACCACAAGAAGAAGCGCACGCCGACCTCGTGGCGACGCCCCCGCGGCAAGCTGAGCAAGCAGCGCCGTGGCATCAAGGGCAAAGGCCCGAAGGTCGAGGCTGGCTTCCGAACGCCGACCGAGGTGCGCGGCAAGCACCCGAGCGGCTTCGAAGAAGTGTACGTCCACAATGTGGACGACCTCGAAGGCGTCGATGGCGACACGGAAGCGGTCCGCATCGCCTCGAAAGTCGGCTCTCGTAAGCGCGAGCGCATCGAAGAGGAAGCAGAAGAGCGCGACATTCGCGTTCTCAACCCGACCTACGTCGAAGTGGAGGTTGACCAATGA
- a CDS encoding 30S ribosomal protein S19, translating to MSGNEYRTGREGEFTFRGYDLDELQDMSLDEVAELLPARQRRTIERGLSTEQEKLLEDAREATEEGSANDPIRTHLRNMPILPEFVDKTFAVYNGESFERVRVEPEMLGHYLGEFQLTRKSVEHGQAGIGATRSSKFVPLK from the coding sequence ATGAGCGGAAACGAATACCGAACCGGCCGCGAAGGTGAGTTCACCTTCCGTGGCTACGACCTCGACGAACTGCAGGACATGAGCCTGGACGAAGTCGCGGAACTGCTTCCCGCACGACAGCGGCGAACCATCGAACGCGGCCTCTCCACAGAACAGGAGAAGCTGCTTGAGGACGCCCGAGAGGCGACCGAGGAAGGGTCGGCCAACGACCCGATTCGAACGCACCTGCGCAACATGCCGATTCTGCCGGAGTTCGTAGACAAGACGTTCGCCGTCTACAACGGCGAGAGCTTCGAGCGCGTGCGAGTCGAACCGGAGATGCTCGGCCACTACCTCGGCGAGTTCCAGCTGACCCGCAAGTCGGTTGAACACGGGCAGGCCGGTATCGGTGCGACCCGGTCCTCGAAGTTCGTGCCACTCAAGTAA
- a CDS encoding 30S ribosomal protein S5 — MCANHNGWEPQTRLGRKVAEGEIDTMEDALNSGLPLKEPELVDQLLPGIEDEVLDINMVQRMTDSGRRVKFRCVVAIGNRDGYVGYAEGRDDQVGGAIQKAIDIAKLNMISVNRGSGSWEDRSERPHSLARKTEGKAGSVEVELIPAPTGLGLAATDTVRKILELGGVENAWTKSHGNTRTTLNLAKATYNALDNAAQARGPRSQRLDPEEVAD, encoded by the coding sequence ATGTGTGCAAATCATAACGGCTGGGAACCCCAGACCCGTCTCGGCCGCAAGGTCGCCGAGGGCGAAATCGACACGATGGAAGACGCCCTCAACTCCGGACTCCCGCTGAAGGAGCCGGAACTCGTCGATCAACTCCTTCCGGGAATTGAAGACGAAGTGCTGGACATCAACATGGTCCAGCGCATGACCGACTCCGGCCGCCGCGTGAAGTTCCGCTGCGTCGTCGCCATCGGCAACCGCGACGGTTACGTCGGCTACGCCGAAGGCCGCGACGACCAAGTTGGCGGGGCGATTCAGAAGGCTATCGACATCGCCAAGCTCAACATGATCAGCGTGAACCGCGGCAGTGGGTCGTGGGAAGACCGAAGCGAACGACCGCACTCGCTGGCCCGCAAGACCGAAGGCAAGGCTGGCAGTGTCGAAGTCGAACTGATTCCGGCACCGACCGGCCTCGGTCTCGCGGCGACCGACACCGTCCGCAAGATTCTGGAACTGGGCGGCGTCGAAAACGCTTGGACCAAGAGCCACGGCAACACCCGGACCACGCTCAACCTCGCCAAGGCGACGTACAACGCCTTGGACAACGCCGCACAGGCGCGTGGCCCGCGTAGCCAGCGACTCGACCCCGAGGAGGTGGCCGACTGA
- a CDS encoding 50S ribosomal protein L14: MEALKADVTQGLEKGSLLNCADNTGAREVKVISVSGYSGTKSRHPLAGIGDKVTVSVTKGTPEMRRQVLEAVIVRQRKSIRRPDGQRVKFEDNAAVIIDEMEEPRGTEIKGPIAREVAERFGSIASTATMIV; this comes from the coding sequence ATGGAAGCACTCAAAGCTGACGTGACGCAGGGCCTCGAAAAAGGCTCCCTGCTGAACTGTGCCGACAACACCGGCGCACGAGAAGTCAAGGTCATCAGCGTCTCCGGCTACTCTGGCACGAAAAGTCGCCACCCGCTCGCGGGCATCGGCGACAAGGTGACGGTGTCGGTGACGAAGGGTACCCCCGAAATGCGTCGGCAGGTACTCGAAGCCGTCATCGTCCGCCAGCGAAAATCCATCCGTCGTCCCGACGGTCAGCGCGTCAAGTTCGAAGACAACGCTGCCGTCATCATCGACGAGATGGAGGAACCGCGCGGGACCGAAATCAAGGGTCCCATCGCGCGGGAGGTCGCAGAGCGGTTCGGAAGTATCGCGAGTACCGCGACGATGATAGTATGA
- a CDS encoding ribonuclease P protein component 1, with product MPLTPETLTRHELNGLPVRVVAATNDTLVGIEGTVVAETQGTLSVASADRVRQVPKRGATFEFALTDEAADSANESGTASKLGSETAGVRSGQSGLCEGVAYVTVDGGRLLSRPALRTETNGESRWR from the coding sequence ATGCCACTCACACCCGAGACGCTGACGCGACACGAACTCAACGGACTGCCCGTCCGCGTCGTCGCGGCGACCAACGACACCCTCGTCGGAATCGAGGGAACGGTCGTCGCGGAGACGCAGGGCACGTTGAGTGTCGCGTCTGCCGACCGGGTGCGACAGGTGCCAAAGCGGGGCGCAACCTTCGAGTTCGCGCTTACAGATGAAGCTGCCGACTCGGCCAACGAGTCGGGGACTGCGTCCAAACTTGGGTCGGAAACTGCCGGAGTCCGCTCCGGTCAGTCTGGTCTTTGCGAGGGCGTGGCCTACGTTACGGTGGATGGCGGGCGTCTGCTCTCGCGCCCCGCACTGCGCACCGAAACTAACGGTGAATCACGATGGCGATAG
- a CDS encoding 30S ribosomal protein S3 — translation MADEHEFIEDGLQRSQIDEYFADELGRAGYGGMDVAKTPMGTQIVLKAEKPGMVIGKGGKNIRKITTQLEERFDLEDPQIDVQEVDEPDLNARIVADRLANALERGWYFRKAGHTTIDRIMDSGALGAEIVLSGKVTGARSRVEKFNRGYIKHNGEPAEDIVDHGQGVAVMKLGTIGVDVKIIPPGANLPDDFEIEEGASPEELVPEAVEANEEGLEELLDEPTDEELEELRTEEDAEAESAEPGAEEVDEDVVEEVIEDETETAEEDSDTSVEEELDELEEEVEQEAEELLDEMDDESEESEE, via the coding sequence ATGGCAGACGAACACGAGTTCATCGAAGACGGCCTGCAACGGTCGCAGATAGACGAGTACTTCGCCGACGAACTCGGCCGCGCAGGCTACGGCGGCATGGACGTCGCCAAGACGCCGATGGGCACCCAAATCGTGCTCAAGGCCGAGAAACCCGGCATGGTCATCGGCAAGGGCGGGAAGAACATCCGGAAGATTACCACCCAGCTCGAAGAGCGGTTCGACCTCGAAGACCCGCAAATCGACGTCCAAGAGGTGGACGAGCCGGACCTGAACGCCCGCATCGTCGCGGACCGACTGGCCAACGCACTGGAGCGTGGCTGGTACTTCCGCAAGGCGGGTCACACGACCATCGACCGAATCATGGATTCGGGCGCGCTGGGCGCGGAGATCGTCCTGTCCGGCAAGGTCACGGGCGCTCGCTCGCGCGTAGAGAAGTTCAACCGCGGCTACATCAAGCACAACGGCGAACCCGCCGAGGACATCGTTGACCACGGTCAGGGCGTCGCAGTGATGAAGCTCGGTACCATCGGCGTAGACGTCAAAATCATCCCGCCGGGAGCCAACCTCCCCGACGACTTCGAAATCGAGGAGGGCGCGAGCCCCGAAGAACTCGTCCCGGAGGCCGTCGAGGCCAACGAGGAAGGTCTCGAAGAGCTCCTCGACGAGCCAACTGACGAGGAACTCGAAGAGCTTCGTACCGAGGAAGATGCCGAAGCGGAATCGGCCGAACCCGGTGCCGAAGAGGTAGACGAGGACGTCGTCGAGGAAGTCATCGAGGACGAGACCGAGACGGCCGAGGAGGACTCGGACACGTCGGTCGAAGAAGAACTGGACGAACTCGAAGAAGAGGTCGAACAGGAAGCCGAAGAACTCCTCGACGAAATGGACGACGAGTCCGAGGAGAGTGAGGAATAA
- a CDS encoding 50S ribosomal protein L6, whose amino-acid sequence MARTELQIPDDVSAEVDHLDLTVEGPNGSVTRRLWYPDVSVSVDDGVIVIESDVEDAKTNATIGTFESHISNMFHGVTEGWEYTMEVFYSHFPMQVRAEGDEVVIENFLGEKAARRTNIHGDTDVNVDDETLHLSGPNIEDVGQTAADIEQLTRVSGKDTRVFQDGVYITEKPSTGGA is encoded by the coding sequence ATGGCACGAACAGAACTACAGATTCCGGACGACGTAAGCGCCGAGGTAGACCACCTCGACTTGACCGTCGAAGGGCCGAACGGAAGCGTCACGCGACGACTCTGGTACCCCGACGTGTCGGTGAGTGTGGACGACGGCGTTATCGTCATCGAGAGCGACGTCGAGGACGCCAAGACGAACGCGACCATCGGGACGTTCGAAAGTCACATTTCGAACATGTTCCACGGCGTGACCGAGGGCTGGGAGTACACGATGGAAGTCTTCTACTCTCACTTCCCGATGCAGGTCCGCGCCGAGGGCGACGAAGTCGTCATCGAGAACTTCCTCGGTGAGAAGGCGGCTCGACGTACCAACATCCACGGTGACACCGACGTCAACGTGGACGACGAAACGCTGCACCTGAGCGGACCCAACATCGAAGACGTCGGCCAGACGGCCGCCGACATCGAGCAGTTGACCCGCGTCAGTGGCAAGGACACGCGCGTCTTCCAGGACGGCGTGTACATCACCGAGAAACCCTCGACGGGAGGTGCCTAA
- the rpmD gene encoding 50S ribosomal protein L30 — MKAVVQLRGEVDMAQTTKDTLEMLNIHKVNHCALVPDEDTYRGMITKVNDYTAYGEPSQDVLETLVAKRAEPLEGSENVDDEWVADNTDYDDIADLASALLDEETTLREQGLSPVLRLHPPRGGHDGQKHPVQEGGEIGKHDTEQIDSLLKAMR; from the coding sequence ATGAAGGCAGTCGTCCAACTTCGCGGCGAGGTCGATATGGCTCAGACGACCAAGGACACCTTGGAGATGCTCAACATCCACAAGGTCAATCACTGCGCGCTGGTCCCCGACGAGGATACCTACCGCGGAATGATTACCAAGGTCAACGACTACACCGCCTACGGCGAGCCGAGCCAGGACGTACTGGAGACGCTCGTCGCAAAGCGTGCCGAACCGCTCGAAGGCTCGGAGAACGTGGACGACGAGTGGGTCGCGGACAACACCGACTACGACGACATCGCCGACCTCGCGTCGGCACTACTCGACGAGGAGACGACGCTGCGCGAGCAGGGTCTCTCCCCGGTGCTGCGACTTCACCCGCCACGTGGCGGCCACGACGGACAGAAACACCCCGTCCAAGAGGGTGGCGAAATCGGTAAGCACGACACCGAGCAAATCGATTCGCTCCTGAAGGCGATGCGATAA
- the rplX gene encoding 50S ribosomal protein L24 has translation MTEQPSKQRNQKSNASLHERHKQVSSTLSDDLREEYDQRSVRVNAGDTVEILRGDFAGEEAEVESVDLRDEVVFVEDVTVEKADGEEVLRPLDASNLRVTELDLEDDRREARLEGENE, from the coding sequence ATGACTGAACAACCGAGCAAACAGCGAAACCAGAAATCGAACGCCTCGCTCCACGAGCGGCACAAGCAGGTCAGTTCGACGCTTTCCGACGACCTCCGCGAGGAGTACGACCAGCGGAGCGTCCGCGTCAACGCGGGCGACACCGTCGAAATCCTTCGCGGCGACTTCGCAGGCGAAGAAGCCGAAGTCGAGAGCGTTGACCTGCGTGACGAGGTCGTGTTCGTCGAAGATGTCACCGTCGAGAAAGCAGACGGCGAAGAAGTGCTTCGCCCGCTCGACGCGAGCAACCTTCGCGTGACCGAACTCGACCTCGAAGACGACCGCCGCGAGGCGCGACTTGAGGGTGAGAACGAATGA
- a CDS encoding 30S ribosomal protein S17 has translation MAIGLNVEEPEETCSDENCPFHGTLSVRGQTLEGEVASTDMDKTVIVEREYDVPVPKYDRFMKRRSRVPAHAPECLELEVGDTVRIAETRPLSKTKSHVVVETTAAGGDD, from the coding sequence ATGGCGATAGGACTGAACGTAGAAGAACCGGAGGAGACCTGCTCCGACGAGAACTGCCCGTTCCACGGAACGCTTTCCGTGCGCGGTCAGACGCTCGAAGGTGAAGTCGCCTCCACAGACATGGACAAGACCGTGATCGTCGAACGCGAATACGACGTTCCGGTTCCGAAGTACGACCGATTCATGAAACGTCGGTCGCGCGTCCCGGCACACGCGCCGGAATGCCTGGAACTGGAAGTCGGCGACACGGTTCGTATCGCAGAGACAAGACCGCTTTCGAAGACCAAGAGCCACGTCGTCGTCGAGACGACGGCGGCCGGAGGTGACGACTGA